The nucleotide window CTTCACATGCGTGGGCACCACGACGCCGTGGCGAAGGAGCTTGACGTGATTGTCACCAATCACGTCAAGGTGACGCCTAAGCAGCAGGGAGGGATCCACTGATGCGCACCCGCTGCCCGAGCTGCGGCACGACGCTTTCGCTCGATGCCCTGGTAGCACACGAAGCCGCGCGTGAAGCGCTTGCGGCCGCGTTCAGGCTGTCCGGCCAAATTGGTTCAGCGTTGGTGCGGTATGTCGCATTGTTCCGTCCGGAATCGCGCGAGCTGACGATGGATCGCGTTGCTCGCCTCATCGGTGATCTTCTTCCGGACGTGCAAGCGCAGCGCATCACCCGTAACGGCCAGTTATATGACGCGCCACTGGAAGCGTGGGTGTGGGCGGTAGAACAGGCGCTCGCCGCTCGTGATGCCGGCCGACTGACGCTGCCGCTGAAGAGCCATGGTTGGCTCTATGAAGTCATCAGCAACTGGCGTCCCCAAGCCGGTGCGGTGGTCGTAGCCGGTGAACCGCGTGTCACGCCGTCGAAGGGCCAATCCAAAACACTGTCGGCAATCGCCGCCTTGGAGGAGCGCGCCCGTGGTTGAGAAGTGGCTCGAGCGGGAAGTCTCACGCGGCCTGCAGGGGTTAGTTGCCCTTCGACTGCCTGGTGCTCCCGCCGAGGACAGCGTGACTCTCACGCTGGATATCTGGCTCGCCGCGATCGAGGATCTGGCGTCCTCCTGGAGTGAACAAGCTGACGAGCACCGGGTACGACGGGCGTTTCGCACGCTGTACCGCATCTGTGATCGCTGGCCGGCGCCAAAGTTGTTTCTTGACAACCTCGGCAATCGGGATCCGCCGCGCGCGCTTCCAGCGCCGGACCTGACCAAAGAGGAGCGGCAACGCAACAGCGCAAGGATCCGAGAGGCCGTGGCTCTGTTGGCACGAAGTAAGTCAGCCGAGCAAACCGAGCTGCAGAGGCAACAAAACATCGCCAAGGTTCGCGTGTTTCACGAACGCCTGGCCAGCAGTAACTCAACGCAATCAGAAAGCAAGGAGCAATAGATGAGCGACACGATTCCGGCCGGGTACTGGCGCGACGGGGAAGGACGGCTGATTCCCGAAAACATGGTCAAGCCGATCGACAAAGCACGCGACGCATTGGTCCGCGAACTGGTCGGGCACGCTAAGTCCGCATCGACGGTCCTGGCGGACTTCAAAGCGAAAGCATTCGGTGACATTGGCGCGTTCGTAGAGATGTCGGGCGAACAGTATGGCGTGAAGCTCGGCGGGGTGAAAGGGAACGTCACGCTGCTGTCGTTCGACGGCCATTTCAAGATCGTTCGCCAGATCCAGGAGCACCTCGTATTCGACGAACGCCTGCAGGCCGCAAAGCAGTTGATCGATGAGTGCATTCGGACCTGGACGCAAGGCAGCCGCGACGAAATCAAGGCACTCATCAATGACGCGTTCCAGGTCAACAAGGAAGGAAAGATCAATACGGGCCGCGTTCTCGGACTGAAGCGCCTGAATATCAGCGACGAGAAGTGGCAGCGCGCTATGCAGGCGATTGCAGACAGCGTGCAGGTGGCCGGGAGCAAGCCCTATGTCCGTATTTACGAGCGGATCGGTGACACCGATCAGTATCAGCCGATCAGTCTTGACGTCGCGGCGGTGTGACATGAGCAAGACCACAGGAACCGTGATCGTAAAGCGTAGTCGCAACGGCACCACGATTCGAGCGACGGGCAGTGCAGCGAATGTGCTCTTTGAAGCGATGGTTCAACAAGTCGCCGGTGCAACGACGTCGCTCGGGGGCGCAGAGCGAAAGCCGTCGCAATCGAAAGGATTTACCACCAACCAGCAGTCCAGACGAAAGGAAAAGCAATGAACAAGCAAGAACTCATCAAGCAGTTGGCGAACAACGCAGATGTGACCAACAAGCAAGCGGAAGCGGTACTCAACGCGCTCAGCGCCACGGTGCTGAACCACATTGGCGTCGGAAAGCAGTTGATGATCCCCGACTTGGGCAAGTTCACCTTGGCGGAACGAGCAGCGAAGATCGGCCGTAACCCGAAGACCGGCGAAGCGATTCAGATCGCCGCAAAGCGGGTGCCGAAATTCACGCCGGCCAAGGCGCTCAAGGATGCTGCGGCAGGTTAAACCGTTGCCTCAAGCTGCTCACCCTCGCGGGCAGCTTCGGGAAACGATTGACGGAGACCACAATGACGAGCGATCACAGCAAAATTCTGGACAAGATCAAGAAGTGCCTTGCTCTCTCGGCCAGCTGTAATGAGCACGAGGCCGAAGCGGCACTACGCCAGGCACGCAAGCTGATGGAGGCGCATGGCCTGACCGAAACACACCTCCAGGCGACCGGTGCCGACGAGCGGCGCGCCAAAGCCGGGGTAAGGAGCCGCCCCTCGCGGTGGGAGACCATGCTGGCGCAGAACATCGGCGACGCTTTCAATTGTGTGGTCATCTTCTCCGGAAGTGGTTGGGCCGTGTCCGGAGAATGGTGTTTCATCGGGTGTCAAGCCGCGCCCGAAGTCGCCGGGTATGCGTTCGCGGTGCTGAGCAGCCAGGCAAAGCGGGCGCGTGCAAACCATATTCGCGAACGTCTTGGTCGCTGCAAGGGGGCCACCAAAACTCGACGTGCAGATCTGTTCAGTGAGGGATGGGTACGTGTGGTCGCCGGCGCCATCGCTGCATTTTCATGCACAGCCGAACAGAGCGCCGCTATCGGTGCCTATTTGGAAGTCCATTATCCGACGCTCAAGAATCTGCAACCACGCGATCGCAACGGTGGCCGACGCCTTCGGGATCATGAGTATGGCGATTATGTTGCCGGCCGCTTGTCGGGCCAGGACGCCAAACTCCACCGAGGCATCAGCGCGGGCGCTCAACCTCTGGCACTGGAGTCCGCGCAATGAGTCGGCCAGGCGAACGCCAGCGCCTGATCCGGCTGATTCACGTCGCCAAGCATGATTTGTCGATGGATGACGACACCTATCGTGACATCCTGCTGCGCGTTGGAAAGCGGTCCTCCAGCGCCGAACTTGCCATTCCAGAACTGGAGCGCGTGTTGGAGCACCTGAAACGTTGCGGGTTTAAGGTGCGTTCCAAAGCGAAGCCGTCCCGAGCGATGGCTCAGGATCGGCAGAGCAAAAAGATCCGCGCGCTGTGGTTGTTCCTGCACAAACTGCAGGCAGTCCGAAATCCGACCGAGGAAGCGCTGGCCGCCTACGTCAAGCGCATCACCGGTGTGGACGCCTTGCAGTGGATTGACGGAGAACAGGCCGAGCGTCTGATCGAGTCCATGAAGCGTTGGGCAATGCGGTTTCTGCCGCAAGCCGTCAAAGACATGGTTCCGCAGGTTGGCGAAATCACTGACGTGGAGCGGGCGCAGTTGAATACCGCGCTCAGCCATGCATTCGCATCGGGAACGTTCGACCCGATGCAGGCTGCCTGGGAGCGGCTGAACGACATTTTGACGCAAGGGAGATAGACATGGCTGATGGTGCATTCCACGATAGCCGTCTTAAAGGCGATTTCAAAAGCAAGGGGCCGGAGCTGCTGATTGACCTCGCAGATCAGTGCACACAAGCGCTGAAGGAGTGTGGTGGCCTGACCGATGAGTTGGCGGTTCAGGTCGCGCGTGAAATTGCCGACCGCATGGCGGCTCATTGGGGTGGTCAGAACATCTATTTCCCGATGGGCCTGTCCTACAAGCTTTCGCAGCGAGATCGCCAGATCTATGACGATTTCAATGGCGCAAACCACAGCGAGCTTGCTCGCAAGTATGGTGTCTCCCTGCAGTGGATCTACAAGATCGTGAAAACGGTCCGCCAGGAGGAGATGGCCCGGCGTCAGGGGGATATGTTCGCTGAGTAAAAAACGGGCCAATCGTGGCCCGTTTGTATTTTCGCCCGTTGCAAGTCATTTTCTGTGGGGCCGTCCGGGTTCTTCCCATATCATCCCGGTTAGTCCCATTTATCTTTCGTCCCCTGGTCAAATATCTCAACGTCTCTCACCCGGCAGAAATTTGTTTTTGCCACCGTTGGGCCGTATGATTGCCCGGACGTTTCGACCTCATAGCGAAGTTTTTCGGACGTAAGGGGAGTGGGCATGGGCGACCGGATGAGAAAGCCAGCGCAGTCTCAGGACGCGACACACGTCGTGCAGGCCAGATCGACTGTGGCGGGTGGTGGCCAGTCCGACTTCGCTGACAACCGGCCCGAGGCCGAGGGGCTGCGCCAGTTGCAGGCCATGGCCGATAACAGCCCGCGCATGGTCGCGCAGCGTCAGGCGCAGGCGCCGATCAACCGCACGGGGCTCCCCGATTCACTAAAATCCGGCGTCGAGTCGCTGTCCGGCATGAGCATGGATCATGTGCGGGTGCACTACAACTCGTCGGCCCCGGCGCAACTCAATGCCCACGCTTACGCGCAGGGCAGCGACATCCACCTTGGACCCGGGCAGGAGCAGCACCTGCCGCATGAGGCCTGGCACGTGGTGCAGCAGGCACAGGACCGGGTGCGGCCAACAATGCAACTGAAGGCCGGCGTGCCCGTCAATGACGATGAAGGGCTGGAGCGCGAAGCCGATGAAATGGGCACGAAAGCGCTTGCGGCCGCCAACCCGGCGGCAGCCTAGCTACGCCCCCATCGCCACGCGAACCAGCACCACCGTCGCTCCGTTCTCCCGCAGCAACGCCATCGTGCCGCCCAGACGCTGCGCACGCCTGCGCATACTGTGCAGGCCGGCACCCGCGTGAGGGGTATCAACGCCACCGGCAGCACTGCCAACGCGCCCAACGTCAAAACCCACGCCGTTATCTTCCACCCGCAAGGTGATCGCTTCGCCCTCGTCTCGCAAGTCGATGCGAACCCGGCTCGCGCGGCTGTGCTTGAGCACGTTCGTGAGCGCTTCCTGAAGAATGCGCAACAACTCCAGTGACTGCGCGGCGCTCAGCTCGCACTGCCCGATGCCGTCCAGCTGCCAGTCGCATTCGATCTTTTGACTCTCGAACAGCACGGTGATCCGGTGCCGCAACGGCGCAATCTGTTCGGCCAGCGTCAGCCCGCCGTTCTGATGCGTGGCGGCCGTATCGATGACCATGCGCAACTCGTC belongs to Pandoraea norimbergensis and includes:
- a CDS encoding DUF3164 family protein codes for the protein MSDTIPAGYWRDGEGRLIPENMVKPIDKARDALVRELVGHAKSASTVLADFKAKAFGDIGAFVEMSGEQYGVKLGGVKGNVTLLSFDGHFKIVRQIQEHLVFDERLQAAKQLIDECIRTWTQGSRDEIKALINDAFQVNKEGKINTGRVLGLKRLNISDEKWQRAMQAIADSVQVAGSKPYVRIYERIGDTDQYQPISLDVAAV
- a CDS encoding HU family DNA-binding protein, with translation MNKQELIKQLANNADVTNKQAEAVLNALSATVLNHIGVGKQLMIPDLGKFTLAERAAKIGRNPKTGEAIQIAAKRVPKFTPAKALKDAAAG
- a CDS encoding DUF2786 domain-containing protein, whose protein sequence is MTSDHSKILDKIKKCLALSASCNEHEAEAALRQARKLMEAHGLTETHLQATGADERRAKAGVRSRPSRWETMLAQNIGDAFNCVVIFSGSGWAVSGEWCFIGCQAAPEVAGYAFAVLSSQAKRARANHIRERLGRCKGATKTRRADLFSEGWVRVVAGAIAAFSCTAEQSAAIGAYLEVHYPTLKNLQPRDRNGGRRLRDHEYGDYVAGRLSGQDAKLHRGISAGAQPLALESAQ
- a CDS encoding gp16 family protein, yielding MSRPGERQRLIRLIHVAKHDLSMDDDTYRDILLRVGKRSSSAELAIPELERVLEHLKRCGFKVRSKAKPSRAMAQDRQSKKIRALWLFLHKLQAVRNPTEEALAAYVKRITGVDALQWIDGEQAERLIESMKRWAMRFLPQAVKDMVPQVGEITDVERAQLNTALSHAFASGTFDPMQAAWERLNDILTQGR
- a CDS encoding Mor transcription activator family protein, whose amino-acid sequence is MADGAFHDSRLKGDFKSKGPELLIDLADQCTQALKECGGLTDELAVQVAREIADRMAAHWGGQNIYFPMGLSYKLSQRDRQIYDDFNGANHSELARKYGVSLQWIYKIVKTVRQEEMARRQGDMFAE
- a CDS encoding eCIS core domain-containing protein, producing the protein MRKPAQSQDATHVVQARSTVAGGGQSDFADNRPEAEGLRQLQAMADNSPRMVAQRQAQAPINRTGLPDSLKSGVESLSGMSMDHVRVHYNSSAPAQLNAHAYAQGSDIHLGPGQEQHLPHEAWHVVQQAQDRVRPTMQLKAGVPVNDDEGLEREADEMGTKALAAANPAAA